A single Thermoplasmatales archaeon DNA region contains:
- a CDS encoding FAD-binding oxidoreductase, with the protein MDFVSELKKILPGKVLTEKERKIPYTADASYFTGNEPLAVALPDSAEEVSKLLKFCYDNGINVVPRGGGTSLTGSSVPMKDSVVLSMSKFDKILEIRPENMYVIAEPGVRLDDLNNSLKKFGFFYPPDPASSVAATVGGSISTNAGGLRASTYGTTKNWVLGLEVVLPDGALIKTGGKILKISAGYDLTALFIGAEGTLGIVTKAILKIWPIPEAVGRMLAYYDSIDKVGKAIAKMKEMGIIPLIAEFLDRITMDSLERTRKIEFPKDAQFALIVDVSSTTESIKSLMERTKKILEDFQPISITVTTDPDEMQKVYEARKGAYSSLLSERNNENERVIIGDIVVPASELPITLIEAENQIKEHGLKVALFGHIADGNIHMNIYADLSNKNQMDSVDSFQSTMGMIAVKHGGSVSAEHGIGLEKKGLLEMQANEENNEGELLLMKNIKKLIDPKNIMNGGKIFDI; encoded by the coding sequence ATGGATTTTGTTTCTGAACTTAAAAAAATTCTCCCAGGGAAAGTTTTAACAGAAAAAGAGAGAAAGATACCTTATACGGCCGATGCTTCATATTTCACTGGAAACGAACCTCTCGCAGTCGCGCTGCCTGATTCTGCAGAGGAAGTATCTAAGTTGCTTAAATTCTGCTATGATAACGGAATAAACGTTGTTCCCCGAGGGGGAGGGACATCGTTGACCGGTTCTTCTGTTCCTATGAAAGATTCTGTTGTTCTGAGTATGTCGAAATTTGATAAGATCTTGGAGATCAGACCGGAAAACATGTACGTTATTGCGGAACCAGGTGTCAGGCTGGATGATCTGAATAATAGTCTCAAGAAATTTGGATTTTTCTATCCACCCGATCCTGCAAGTTCTGTTGCGGCCACTGTTGGTGGTTCGATTTCTACCAACGCAGGGGGCCTCAGAGCTTCTACTTACGGTACAACAAAAAACTGGGTACTTGGTCTTGAGGTCGTCCTTCCGGATGGCGCATTAATAAAAACTGGAGGAAAAATCCTGAAGATCTCGGCAGGTTATGATCTTACTGCATTATTTATTGGCGCGGAGGGGACTCTTGGTATTGTCACAAAGGCAATACTTAAGATATGGCCGATTCCGGAGGCTGTTGGGCGGATGCTCGCTTATTACGACTCCATAGACAAGGTTGGGAAAGCCATAGCAAAGATGAAAGAAATGGGCATAATTCCACTCATTGCTGAATTTCTTGATAGGATAACCATGGATTCCCTTGAGAGAACAAGAAAGATCGAATTCCCGAAGGATGCACAGTTTGCACTTATAGTTGATGTTTCTTCCACGACCGAAAGTATAAAGAGTCTCATGGAAAGAACTAAAAAAATTCTTGAGGATTTTCAACCGATTTCTATCACCGTTACAACCGATCCAGACGAAATGCAAAAGGTTTACGAAGCGCGGAAAGGAGCTTATTCATCCCTTCTAAGTGAAAGGAACAACGAAAATGAGAGGGTCATTATAGGTGATATTGTCGTACCAGCTTCCGAGCTGCCAATAACTCTAATCGAAGCCGAAAATCAGATCAAGGAGCATGGTCTGAAGGTTGCACTTTTTGGCCATATAGCGGATGGGAATATTCATATGAACATATACGCAGATCTGAGCAATAAGAATCAGATGGATTCTGTTGATTCTTTCCAGAGCACAATGGGCATGATTGCAGTGAAGCATGGAGGCTCTGTTTCTGCTGAACACGGTATAGGATTGGAAAAGAAAGGGTTATTGGAAATGCAGGCCAATGAAGAAAATAACGAGGGGGAGCTTCTGCTTATGAAAAATATAAAGAAGCTCATTGATCCGAAAAATATTATGAACGGAGGAAAGATTTTTGACATTTGA
- a CDS encoding MarR family transcriptional regulator, with protein METTLIDDVLPPSARLVLNVLMNRKILRFEEIMLLTGLSKRSLLYAIKVLREKGLVEVEVCMSDTRRRFYCLEPSKT; from the coding sequence ATGGAAACAACGCTAATAGATGACGTTCTACCCCCATCTGCGAGGCTTGTTTTGAATGTGCTTATGAATCGGAAGATTCTCCGATTCGAGGAAATCATGTTGCTGACAGGGTTGTCCAAGAGATCGCTACTATACGCTATAAAGGTGCTTCGTGAAAAAGGTCTTGTAGAGGTTGAGGTTTGTATGAGCGATACCAGAAGAAGATTTTACTGTCTTGAGCCCTCGAAAACATGA